The Enoplosus armatus isolate fEnoArm2 chromosome 5, fEnoArm2.hap1, whole genome shotgun sequence genome contains the following window.
CTTCATAATAGCCTTTAGCAGGCTCAGTATTTGCAGTTACTTTcttacttttcattttccttcaggTTTTATAGGCTGCAATCAGTTAGAATAAATCATAGTGTAAAAAGTATATCTCACAAGTCAGTGACTTCTGTGACCTGTTGAATGTTaccaaatacatatttttttattcaaaataataaaacgaGTTATTAAACACAGCTTGTAGGCTTGTGTTGGTAGTGTCCTGGTGTTACTACTGCCCGCTGACTCATGATGAAAGTCCCTTATGGATTCACGAGACCTCTGATGGATGCTCTCTACCCTCCGGTCCGGTTAGTGCTGCCTTCATCCACCAGACACACGCTGGGCTGcactctcttcttcctcctccacagccagGCCCGGAGCTTCTGGCGGTGCTTATCGCAGCCCCTGAAGTAGAGCAGGGGATTTGCGCAGCAGTTGAAGCTGACCACGGGCTTCCAGACCTTGTAGGAGATCATGACCACGTTCAGAAGACGACAGTCCCCGGGCATGTACACCCTCACAAACAAGTAGACGGTCCGAGCAATGTGATAAGGCACAAAGCACACCACAAACATGAGACACACGACTAAGAGGGTGTACAGGGACTTGTTGCGCATACGGGCTGTCCTGGCATTAGAGATGCTGTCCGCGGCCCTGCAATAAAGCATCTTCATCATGGAGCAGTAGCAGGTGATCACGACGAGGAATGGGATCAGAAAGCCCACTATGGCTAAAAACAGCCCATAGGGGAAGTAAACCTTAAATTGCCCAGGGTTAGTCATTTCAAAGCATACTGTCATGTTGTTAATCACACCCGTGTGCGCAAAGACCAGTGTTGGTAAAATCTCTGCAGTGGCCAGGATCCAAACCGAGCCCGACGCAAAGATTGCGAGTTTTTTGGTCCTGAGGCGCACGGCGGCGATGGGGAAGCACACTCCGAGGAAGCGGTGCGCGCTGACGCAGGTGAGAAACATCATGCTGCAGTGGAGGTTgacgaaaaagaaaaacctgacGGTTTTGCAGATGATGTTGCCGAAGGGCCACAGGCCGCCCATGGCATTGCTGATGATGAGGGGGGGCAAGGCCAGCACGTAGAGGAGGTCCGCCACGGCGAGGTTGGTCATGTAGACGTCCGTGCTGCTCCAGCGGCGCGTCCggcagcacacacaccacagcaggGCGCCGTTTAAACCCAAGCCCAGCAGAAACACCAGGCTGTAGGACACTGGTAGAAGGATCCTTTGGTAGTAGTTGGTCACTGGACAGATTTGGAAGGCCGCCATTCATCAGCTCAAGTTTGGAGGCCCAGTCCCTTAACCTTAACTAACAGATGGATCAGCTCTCCTGACACCTCACCTGTCCGCAGCTTACCCTGTATGAGGATGACGTGTGCCTCGTTAACACATAGGgccaaaatgttgtttgttcaaCTTGCGCGTCCCCTCCTGTTCCCAGCCCACACCTGTGTGATGTAAAAACCATTATAACGCCATATCTGGGATATGAGCAAATAGATTGGCACACACAGGGAGGCATTTCAAAAGCCTGGCATAATAGACTGAGATACCGTAGTATGCTGATTGCCCTCCCCCAGAGAGAAGGCGCGCAGAATGATTAATGCTGTGATGAAAGCCGATTGCCAAATTAAACGATACACCGTCAACACGCGCGCGGTGGGCGCTGTATAAGAAGGCGCACACGCTCAGCGTCCCATTGGCTGCGAGAATTTTCCAAGTCTGGTCTCTCTCCGGCTGCTCCCGACTCAAAGTGTTCACTTCATCTCTGTCTGACcgcggagagggagagacggagagctCGTCATGCTGAGGAACGGCACGTACAGGTCAGTGTCACATCCACCGACTGATCCCGGTCATAAATATATGGCAACTGTGTTCATTTAGGATAAACGAGAAGCTCCAGCAGAGGCTGCTTCGACACGCACTGATGAGTGATACAATCCTGCATAACGGCACTCTCTGCAGCTGGACAGAGACGAGTACAGACTGTGCATGTACTGAGGGCTCATGGCATAATCTCGTATTTGTGAGTTTTCGTGTCTTAACTTGAGCGGTGTCCTTCCAGAAGCATGTACCAGGGAGAGGAGGCGAGGCTGCGCAGCGGGAGTCTGGCTGTGGCTCGGGAGAGGAAACACCTTGCCCTGTGCATTACTAACCAGGTAAGAGGCATTCACAAGAGAGCGTTACAGACAGTCTAACAGACTCATTACTGTAAACTGGATTGTAGATGGTTCTCTACCTCTCTGGGAAAATAATGCTGATGGCTGATGGTATCTTCTCTGTTGGTGAGGGAACATTTCAGCAATGATGTAATTCActttctggttttcttttagGAGCAGTAAGTTGAAGCTTATACTGATCAGAGGCAAAGTCTCTCctaaggggaggggggggggtggaaagaaGTCCATAGACCTTACATACATGACATCTAAAGAGAGCTATGATTATCTGCAGTATGACAACGCTTAGGCAACTATCCCTCATAGGTTTAGCAGctggagagacaacagagaagtatcagcaccacggacagtgAAACCTACTGTATTAACAAAACTACCCCCCCTCACCCTGCATGTAGTAACCCTAACTGTTGTGAATTTGCTTCCTTCACCCATTCAAATGGCACAGTTGGCTGAATTCAATATGGTTTGGgaaattgcttctttttttttttcatgtgggCTCGAGGCCACTTAAAGATTTTTGTCatggctgcagctgaaaagGTCTCATTAATACTACATGTTGTACCTCCCGCTATAAATGACTTAGTTATCAGCAGGGCACAGTGAGGGCACCGCTGAACTGCTCCGCTGACTGAGGTGGCATGCCCCCCTCTTCAAGTTGAGACCAGAGCTCATGCATAGGGATAATGTATGCTTTAGAAACTCAGACAGTTTGAGGAGAGCGGTTTTCGTAATTGACTTTCACATTGTGGATCAGTTTTGCTAGAATCATCTTGAACAGACGCGTGTGATGTTTCCTTTGTGCGCCTGGATGAGCGTAGGTGCACAAAGTTCACCTGGTTGTATTGAGCTTCTGAATATTTAATGCCAGTGATGTAATGTTGCGCATTATCGGCGGCTGGGGATATTGAGCATGTGAGCTCTGAAAGCACTGTTCCACAGCAACTCTGCAATAGGCCTATTTATGATGGtgcaacacacacgcactctcacacacacatatactcgTTCATTGCATGTTCACCTAAGCTTTCTCATTTTGACTCCAGATTGGTTCCAATCCGTTTCCACTGCACCACCTGACAGTTGAATTTCATTATCGCTTTCccaaaaaatgacattttccaaaTTGATCCAGCTTAACTCTGTGAGACGCCATGTCAGAGGTGGTTCATACTGCCGAGGAGGACACGAAGACGCTTGGTGAAGGACTAACCCGGAATTGCCGTGTGAAATATGAGTGAGGATAGAAATGCAGGTTATTGGATGTGGAGGCTGTTTCACATGCTGTGTCGGTGTGAGCGACTCAGATTCATTGTCGAGGCGTGAACCCCCTGAGAAACACATTAATCTATCCAGCTATTACCCCATAATCAATGGGACAGCTGAATTTTACGGCCACAGGCCCATGTTGTTAACCATTTTACACAGAGCTTATTTAAACAGCATGCCAAAGGGGGTCACGTGTAATGGGGTTAAGCATGAAATATACAGTGGGACCTATAGGGTGACATTGTTGACACAGCACTTGCAGCTTTAATCTTGATCTCATTCATCAATATCATGCATGAAGCCCCTTGTTGCTCCTAATTCAGCgaacatgcagagaaaatgtcCCAGTGTGCCACCTTCTTAATGGACTGTTTGTGCTCAACAGGAGCAGAAATCCAGCATACACGGGTGTCACTCAGACCCAGTATCATAGGAGAGGGCAGTGCCAGTTCACCATCACAAACCGTGGGACTCCGACACAGACATGGCGttctgtaatatatatatagaaggACGTACATAGTGGGAGAGTGGTGCCAGAGAAGGGTGTCATATTTCAGAAGTGCATTATCGTCTCTCCCCCAGCGGGGACAGAGCTGTGCTGAGTGTTGTTTGCACCAGCTCACTCAAACGCTGCCACGATTGAGTTGTAATAACCTGTGCGGGAGCGAGATGAGCCTGCATGCTGACAGATAGGTGTCTCTTGGCCCGCCACGGTCATATGACGAAGAGATATatatcctctgtgtgtgtgtgtgtgtatgtatatatgtgcatgtgtgctctgGTTCAATgccacaggaaaaaaagaatgaaatgcactccccccccccccctaaaattAAACTCCTCCAAAAGACGCATGCATGGATGCACACATGCGCGCccacaaacacgcacgcacTCCTGACAATTTTGTAGTCATTTCCATCCCGTCCCGTTATCCCGTCTTGGAAGGCTGGTTTGGTCTAAGTGAGTGAGCTTAGTCTTTGATCACTGAAAGAAGCTCCCTCACCGATGATGGGCATATGTGCGTGTCAACATgctctcactccctccctcaccaTATGTTAACCAGAGCAGCACCCTATTGGTTAATAGTAGCAGAGGGAATAGTCCCAAGCGctccattttgcattttgataGATAGACTGCATGGTCATTTTCTCACTCTCACACCTCCTTCATCTCTACTCGTCACACCCCACCCACCTCCACACTTCTCGggctgtctttctcttcttcttctcttctcccaaTTTAGAATAAACAtatggcctcctcctccttcttatCGATAGCCTCTTGCTTCCCTCAATGTACGTCCCTGATACCTTCTTTCCAACATCTCAACAGTCTTCACTGCGGTACCATCGGCTCAACACATGTAGGTTTGAAGACTCGTATTGTATGCATTCTGTGTGCATTAATGCAGAAGTGATTAATCAGTTAGCCaaaatcagcagaaaatgaatcgactgcaattttttttttatgacggATCAATCctcatttatcaagcagaaatgtcaagcGTTGGCtcgttccagcttctccaatgtgaggatttgatgcctttctctcttttcatatcattgtaaattggaTACTTTTAAGTTATGggctgttggtctgacaaaacaagcactttaaCCTTAAGCTCTGAGAACATGTGAGGTatatttttccccctttttttttttacattttctagaTGGAACAAGGCAAAGATCAAgagattcattgataatgaaaacaatcactGGTGCAACCCTGGCATGCTTTGAATGGGTCTTCTAGGAGAGCCACTTCCTTTTGAATCATACCTATAAAACCTGTGTATGGCTTTAAAAGAAATAGGTCTGTCTGAATTATATGATGAACTGCTTACTTGCAGGTATGAAATTAACCttgcatctgtatgtgtgcgtgATGCAAGCCTCCTTGGTCGGCTTACACCTCCTGCTCCAGCCTGGTATTGATGACTGTGTAACTGCAGCAACCTGGATATTGTGTGAATGTTTAGGTCCGTATATGCTGTTATCTGATCAGAATGAAACTGCTTTCTCACTGCACTTCTTAGTCAATAAAAGTTTCTCACTTTGATTCTTTGTCAATTTAAACCTCCAAAGTATCTTTTTGgttctctctcctgcttttcttACCCTCCTCTCTGCTCGAATAGGATTTAAAGGTTTGAGCCGAATGACATAAATGCATCCATTTCCCTTGGTAGAAATCACTTGATTTGCCCCATAGCCATAACACTAGGAGAAAGTAGCATTTCAAATCATGTAATCACACGAACACATCAGTAACACCTACATCTCTCCGCGGGCTCTTTTTTGTACTCAGGGACTCGGGCGAAAGAGTAAATGTTGACTTCCATATTACTCCTTGCACGCACTGCGCATGTAAATTGATTTCCAATGTTGCGATTAACGAGCATCTCCGCGGCTCTTCTCCTGATTGGACATTTCCCCGGGCTGATCGGCAAGTCGAGCTGCCGCCAAACAGCCAATAGTCTGATGCAGATGGTTCAGCGCATCACCACGCTGCAATCAAATCCTCTGAGATCAGATTGATGTGCGCGTGTGTtggtatgtgtgcatgcaggcgTGTTTGTTCTCTTAGTGCACTCAGGTGCATGTCttgtgcttgtatgtgtgtgggagtttATCTCACTGAGAAACCACTGAGGGCACAAGGAGCTGAccatctctcacacactctcaagGGAATaagcttttgtctttgtgtgtgtatgtgtgtttcagtg
Protein-coding sequences here:
- the LOC139285899 gene encoding P2Y purinoceptor 3-like encodes the protein MAAFQICPVTNYYQRILLPVSYSLVFLLGLGLNGALLWCVCCRTRRWSSTDVYMTNLAVADLLYVLALPPLIISNAMGGLWPFGNIICKTVRFFFFVNLHCSMMFLTCVSAHRFLGVCFPIAAVRLRTKKLAIFASGSVWILATAEILPTLVFAHTGVINNMTVCFEMTNPGQFKVYFPYGLFLAIVGFLIPFLVVITCYCSMMKMLYCRAADSISNARTARMRNKSLYTLLVVCLMFVVCFVPYHIARTVYLFVRVYMPGDCRLLNVVMISYKVWKPVVSFNCCANPLLYFRGCDKHRQKLRAWLWRRKKRVQPSVCLVDEGSTNRTGG